In a single window of the Nodularia spumigena CCY9414 genome:
- a CDS encoding Uma2 family endonuclease translates to MYQTDPPLSPQEVLPTMYDLMSEDPKEPGLPDHFHLLQPRLLDESFNSPSYPSDKIFTASDMNLYYDPHHPTWYKRPDWFVAVDVSPLYKNGDLRLSYVVWQEGISPFIIVELLSPGTEKEDLGQTWRDVAKPPTKWEVYEKILRIPYYAIFDRYKYEFKMFKLDGGRYAEVILSDSRFWIPEIELGLGVWEGSYHNIQQPWLRWYDSTGNWVLTPTEAERERTAQERRQKERLIEQLRALGVEPDLE, encoded by the coding sequence ATGTATCAAACTGATCCGCCCCTTTCTCCCCAAGAAGTTTTACCCACAATGTATGATCTCATGAGTGAAGATCCAAAGGAACCTGGTTTGCCTGATCATTTTCATTTATTACAACCGCGTTTGTTAGACGAAAGTTTTAACTCGCCTAGTTATCCTAGCGACAAGATATTTACTGCTAGTGATATGAATCTTTATTATGACCCCCATCATCCGACATGGTACAAAAGACCAGATTGGTTTGTGGCTGTGGATGTTTCGCCGCTTTATAAAAATGGTGATTTACGTCTGAGTTATGTGGTTTGGCAAGAGGGAATTAGTCCGTTTATTATTGTGGAATTACTCTCACCTGGAACGGAGAAGGAAGATTTAGGACAGACTTGGCGAGATGTAGCAAAACCGCCGACAAAATGGGAAGTCTATGAAAAGATTTTAAGGATTCCTTATTATGCTATTTTTGACCGTTATAAATATGAATTTAAAATGTTTAAATTAGATGGCGGTCGTTATGCGGAAGTTATTTTATCAGATTCCCGTTTTTGGATTCCAGAAATAGAGTTAGGTTTAGGAGTTTGGGAAGGAAGTTATCATAATATTCAGCAGCCTTGGTTACGTTGGTATGATAGTACAGGTAATTGGGTTTTGACTCCCACGGAAGCGGAAAGGGAACGCACAGCACAAGAAAGGCGACAAAAAGAACGGTTAATAGAACAATTGCGGGCTTTGGGTGTAGAACCTGATTTAGAGTAA
- a CDS encoding tetratricopeptide repeat protein yields the protein MVEPIISSFSFFTWRTCRHKLGNIQSAIDDYTQAINIDPYFAKAYQNRGIARSALGYKQDAIDDFETAANLSKKSGYETSYQKARKQISKLKST from the coding sequence ATGGTTGAGCCAATAATTTCTTCCTTTTCTTTCTTCACTTGGCGTACTTGTCGTCATAAATTGGGAAATATCCAGAGTGCAATTGATGATTATACCCAAGCTATCAACATTGACCCCTATTTTGCTAAAGCTTACCAGAATCGGGGGATTGCTCGCTCTGCATTAGGATATAAACAGGATGCAATTGATGATTTTGAAACTGCTGCAAATTTATCTAAAAAATCAGGGTATGAAACATCTTATCAAAAAGCTAGGAAGCAAATTAGCAAGCTTAAAAGTACCTGA